From Myxocyprinus asiaticus isolate MX2 ecotype Aquarium Trade chromosome 49, UBuf_Myxa_2, whole genome shotgun sequence, a single genomic window includes:
- the LOC127438316 gene encoding hepatocyte nuclear factor 6-like, with protein MELTMENIGNLHGVSHSHQTGDLMNSPHARQSATHRNLVSSHGRSAAMVSSMASILDGAGEYRTDHSLSGPLHPAMTMSCDSSMSFSSTYTTLTPLQHHLPPISNVSEKFHHHPHAHHHPAHQRLTAGNVSGSFTLMRDDRGLASMSNLYGHYSKDLSGMGQPLSPLSNGLGPLHNSQQSLGAYGPSSHLGNDKMISTGGFESHAAMLSRGEEHLTRCLGGHGAGIMSSLNGIHHHNHSHSQVNGSVLSERDRQTTGAGGQGGGSGQVEEINTKEVAQRITAELKRYSIPQAIFAQRILCRSQGTLSDLLRNPKPWSKLKSGRETFRRMWKWLQEPEFQRMSALRLAACKRKEQEQHRERNMAPKKQRLVFTDLQRRTLIAIFKENKRPSKEMQLTISQQLGLELSTVSNFFMNARRRCVDRWHEEHHHGHGASPGQPGTSATTFSKA; from the exons AtggaacttacaatggaaaacATTGGAAATCTGCACGGAGTGTCACACTCCCATCAAACGGGGGACTTGATGAACTCTCCTCACGCACGGCAGTCGGCGACACATAGAAACTTGGTATCATCGCACGGGAGATCAGCAGCGATGGTTTCCAGCATGGCCTCAATTCTGGACGGTGCTGGGGAGTATCGCACGGACCATTCGTTGTCCGGTCCCCTGCATCCAGCAATGACTATGTCGTGCGATTCAAGCATGAGTTTCAGCAGCACTTACACCACACTGACGCCGCTGCAGCACCACCTGCCTCCCATATCCAACGTCTCAGAGAAATTCCACCATCACCCGCACGCTCATCACCATCCCGCGCACCAGCGTCTCACTGCCGGGAACGTCAGCGGCAGCTTCACGCTGATGCGGGACGACCGGGGCCTCGCGTCCATGAGCAATCTTTACGGCCACTACTCCAAAGACTTGTCCGGCATGGGACAGCCTTTATCGCCTCTATCCAATGGCCTTGGGCCATTGCACAACTCTCAACAGTCTCTGGGCGCTTATGGTCCTAGTTCACACCTAGGGAACGACAAGATGATTTCCACGGGAGGCTTCGAGTCCCATGCCGCTATGCTCAGTAGGGGCGAGGAGCACCTGACGCGGTGTTTGGGGGGGCATGGGGCGGGCATCATGTCTTCCCTCAACGGCATCCACCACCACAATCACTCGCACTCTCAGGTGAACGGGTCGGTGCTCTCAGAGCGCGACAGACAGACAACAGGAGCCGGCGGACAGGGTGGAGGGTCCGGGCAGGTGGAGGAGATCAACACCAAAGAGGTGGCTCAGCGAATAACGGCGGAGTTAAAGAGGTATAGCATTCCACAGGCCATCTTCGCCCAGAGGATCTTGTGTCGCTCTCAAGGAACTCTCTCTGATCTCCTCCGGAATCCTAAACCCTGGAGTAAACTCAAGTCAGGTCGAGAGACGTTCAGAAGGATGTGGAAGTGGCTACAGGAACCCGAGTTCCAGCGTATGTCGGCCCTCAGGCTTGCAG CCTGCAAACGTAAGGAACAGGAGCAGCACAGGGAGCGTAATATGGCACCCAAGAAGCAGCGTCTGGTCTTCACTGACTTGCAGCGTCGCACGCTCATTGCCATTTTCAAGGAGAATAAGCGTCCCTCAAAGGAAATGCAATTGACCATTTCACAGCAACTGGGCTTGGAACTTAGCACCGTCAGCAACTTCTTCATGAATGCCCGTCGCCGCTGCGTTGACCGCTGGCATGAGGAACACCATCACGGCCATGGTGCCAGCCCAGGCCAGCCAGGCACATCTGCCACCACCTTCTCCAAGGCTTAA